GGTGAGGATTCGCATCTCGAGAATGCCCGCGCCATCTGCCGCCGGGCTTTCGATCTGGGGATCACTCATTTCGATCTGGCCAATAATTATGGGCCGCCGCCGGGATCGGCCGAGGAGGCTTTCGGGCAGATATTGCGGACGGATTTTGCCGGCCACCGCGACGAGCTCGTGATCTCGACCAAAGCCGGCTATCGCATGTGGCCTGGACCCTATGGCGAATTCGGCGGCCGCAAATACATTCTGGCCAGCCTCGACCAGAGCCTGAAACGGATGGGCCTCGATTACGTCGACATATTCTATTCGCACCGTTTCGATCCCAAGACGCCCCTGGAAGAGACGATGGGTGCCCTCGAGACCGCCGTCAGGCAGGGCAAGGCGCTTTATACCGGGATCTCGTCCTACAGTTCGGCGCGCACCGCGGAAGCGGCGGAGCTTTTACGGAACGCCGGCATCAGGCTGCTCATTCATCAGCCGAGCTACTCGATGCTCAATCGCTGGACTGAACGTGACGGCCTGCTCGCGGCCTTGGAAAAGGAAGGCATGGGCTGCATTGCTTTCACGCCTTTGGCGCAAGGGCTGCTTACCGGCAAATATCTGAAGGGCGTTCCCCCGGGCAGCCGCGCCACCGCCGGCAAATCGCTTTTGCCGGAATTCCTCAACGAAGCCGTGCTTGGCCGTCTGCGCGCCCTCAATGCCATCGCCGAGCGTCGCGGCCAGTCGCTGGCTCAGATGGCGCTCGCCTGGGTGCTGCGCGATCCGCGTATGACGACAGCCTTGATCGGCGCGAGCCGGCCGGAGCAGATCGAGGAGAATGTCGGCGCCTTGGCCAATCTCGATTTCACACCCGATGAGCTGGCCGAGATAGATCGCTTCGCCATCGACAGCAATGTCAATCTCTGGGCGGCGTCGAGTTCGGCCTGATCGTTCACACATTGAGCCGATGCTCGAAATAGGCCTGGTGCTCGCGCGAGAGTCGGCAGGCGAGCTCGACATCCTTCGCCTTGATCGCGTCGACGATGGGCTGATGGCTGTCGGCTGCGGCCATGAAATCGATACCGGGCTCCGACAGAGTGACCCTTGTGTGGATTTCGAGATGCAGCGAGTCCCATAATTTGAGCAGAAGCTCATTGCCGGCCGCCGCCACGATGGCGCGATGGAAGGCGACGCTGTGGCGTATCATCTGCTCGATATTTTTGTTGCGCGCCGCATCGCGCATGAAGTCGACCTCTGCCTGCAGCCCGTCGATGTCGAGCGCCGGATTGATGGTGGCGAGCCGCGCGGCGGCCTCCCCGAGCGCGCCGCGCACCAGATAGATCTCGCGCTGTGCGCTGCTGGCGAAGGGCTTCACGAAGGAGCCGCGCCGCGGCTTGGCTGTCACCAACCCCGCCATTTCGAGATCGCGCAACGCCTCGCGGATCGGCATCTGGCTGGTGCCAAACTCCTCGGCGAGCCGCATCTCGATGAGCCGCTCGCCGCTTTTGTAATGGCCGGTGGCGATGCGCTCGATCAGGGTCTTGCGGATGCGGTCGGCGAGGGACTGGGATCGGTCTTCGAGCGATTTGTTCATTTGTGGATTGATTATCGATAATCGTTAAGTTAGCCTGTTTGAACAATAACGGGCTGGACGCGTGTTGAAAAGCGCCAACTAGCCTGAAAAATGGGAGGTTCAGAATGTCCGTCACGCTTACGGCGGCCAGACAGGCGCGCCTCGTTCCGGCATTGCAGGCCAAGGGTGGACGTATCGTCGCCGGCGGCACCTTGGCTATCGCCGATCTCAATCAGGGGCCGACATCCGGATCCGCCCTCATCACCCTTGACCGTCTGGGCTTCGATCAGGTCACGGCGAAGGGGGGCAAGGTCACGCTCGGCGCCATGGTCACCATGGCGAAGATCGCCCGCGACCGGCGCCTCAAATTCCTGCATCCCGTCGCCAATTCGATTGGCGGCCCGGCGGTCAGGGCGATGGCGACAGTCGGCGGCAATCTCTTC
This genomic stretch from Nordella sp. HKS 07 harbors:
- a CDS encoding GntR family transcriptional regulator, which encodes MNKSLEDRSQSLADRIRKTLIERIATGHYKSGERLIEMRLAEEFGTSQMPIREALRDLEMAGLVTAKPRRGSFVKPFASSAQREIYLVRGALGEAAARLATINPALDIDGLQAEVDFMRDAARNKNIEQMIRHSVAFHRAIVAAAGNELLLKLWDSLHLEIHTRVTLSEPGIDFMAAADSHQPIVDAIKAKDVELACRLSREHQAYFEHRLNV
- the mgrA gene encoding L-glyceraldehyde 3-phosphate reductase, with amino-acid sequence MSYQPHADRYQTMQYRRCGRSGLDLPLLSLGLWHNFGEDSHLENARAICRRAFDLGITHFDLANNYGPPPGSAEEAFGQILRTDFAGHRDELVISTKAGYRMWPGPYGEFGGRKYILASLDQSLKRMGLDYVDIFYSHRFDPKTPLEETMGALETAVRQGKALYTGISSYSSARTAEAAELLRNAGIRLLIHQPSYSMLNRWTERDGLLAALEKEGMGCIAFTPLAQGLLTGKYLKGVPPGSRATAGKSLLPEFLNEAVLGRLRALNAIAERRGQSLAQMALAWVLRDPRMTTALIGASRPEQIEENVGALANLDFTPDELAEIDRFAIDSNVNLWAASSSA